The Acidiferrobacter thiooxydans sequence CCGCACTCACCCCGCCCCTGCCTAACCCTTGACGGCGCCGTGACTCAGTTGCGCCACCTTGTCGCGCAATGTCGCAAGCAGCGCCGGAAAGCCTTTTTTACGAATAATGGCCGTGTATTGCGCGCGCTTCAAGGCCAGATCGCTCACGCCATTGGCGACGATATTGACGATCTCCCAGTGTCCCCCGGTGGGCGCCACGAGATAGTCGATCGTGGCATCCTTGCGCCCATGAGTCGTAAGCTCGGTCTCGACCAGGACATCCCCCTGCGCCACCTCCTGCGAGGTCACGCGGCGAAAGGCCTGTCCGGAATAACGCCGGAACTGCGCGGCGTAGGTGGCCACTGTAAGCTTGGTGAAAGCCCGCACGAAGGCCTGCTGCTCGGCGGGCGTAAGCCGTCCCCAATAGGGCCCCAGGGTCAGCTGGGCGATGTAGGCCACATCGTGGCTCTTATGCACGGCCGGCATGAGTTGTCCATAGCGGCCCTTGAACCCCAGGGACTTGCCCACCTTCATGACCGCGATTAGGGTATTCTGGAAATGACGGACCACGGCTACTGCCGGCCCCGTCTGTGCGGCATAAGCAGGGGCACTGACAGTCGTAAGCCATGCTACTGCCACCCACACGCCAGCCATCCGCCACCCTATCTCTTGCCGTGTCATAGCCTCTCCTTTTGCCGTTTCGGCAGGTCTCGCCCGGCCGGTCACGCCGATCCCCGCCGGTAGTCACGACCTTTCCATCGGGACCGGAGGCCGCGAGCATACCACAGGGCCGACGTGAAGGTCATAAGCAGGAAGGCGACTCCGGCCGCCGGCAAGGCGGCCACCGTCCACGGGGATTGTCGATAAAAACGTGCGGTCGGCACGTAGCTCACACCCATGAGCCCCCAGGCCGCGAGACCCAAGGCGCACGCCGTCGTGTCGCCTGCGACGATCGCGGCAAGCGGGGCCACAAACACGATCGCCATGATCACCGCACAGGCCACGAGCAGGGTATATGAGTAGCGCAACTGGGTGAAGGCGGTGCGTGCCACCATGCGCCAGAAGCCCCGCAGGTCGGTGGCGCGCAACATGACCGCCGAATGCGTAAGTCCGATCCAGGTCGCACCCCCCCGCTGTCTCTTCACGAGCGCCGCGAGTGTGCAATCGTCTATGACAGCGCCCTGTAGGGCGCCAAAACCCCCGATACCCTCCAAGGCCTCGCGGGTCACGAGCAGGCAACCGCCGGCGGCGGCGGCCGTGCCTGCCGTAGGCCGATTGGCCAGACGAAAGGGGTAGAGGAGCTTAAAGAAGTAGATGAATACCGGCATCCACCAGCGATCCCAGAAACCGCTCATGGCCGGGGCCGCCATCAGCGACACCAGCGCCAGACGCTCGCCCCGGGCCTTCTCCAGCAGGGTCGCGACAAGACCGGGGCTTAGCGCGATATCGGCATCGAGCAGTAGCGCATAAGGGGTAGTGACCATCTGGCGCCCGTGTTCCAGCGCCCACAGCTTGCCGGTCCAGCCCGGCGTCAGTGGCGGGGCCTGGATGACGGTAAGGTCGGCAAGCCCCGCGTGCCGCGCGATGTCCGCAGTGCCATCGGTCGACCCGTCGTCGATGAGGATTGTCTTCAGAGCCGCGCCTTGACTCGCAAGCCCCGCCAACGAACGCGCGATGACCGGCGCCTCGTTACGCGCTGGCATGAGCACGGTGACGTCACCCAGCGCCACCCGCGCGGGCGACGTCGGATCCGCCTCGAGGCGCTCGCTGGTTCGCCATGGTTGCCACGGCACCAAAAGCAGCGCGCACCACGCGCCGGCGGCGACCGCCGCAAGGTCGGTCCAGACCATCCCCGGCGTAGACGGTTAGCCGGCGCTCTTCGGCGAGGCCCGCTGCACGGTCACCACCACGCCCGGATCCTGGTAGGACGGCTCCGGATCGGGGGCCATCGGGCCATCGACCCGCGGCCCTGCCAGGTAGACCTTGAGGGCCTTCAGGGGGTGCGCAAAGGTGTCATTGACCGCCGTACCCTCATAGCCGCAATGGACCATGCAATTGTCGCATTTGGGATGGCGCCCGACGCCATAGCGCTCCCAGGGGGTGGTCTCGATCAGCTCGGCAAAGCTCGCCGCATAACCCTCGTCGCTCAAGAGATAGCACGGCTTCTGCCAACCAAACACATTGCGCGTCGGATTGCTCCACGGCGTGCATTGATAGGTCTGGTTGCCGGCCAGGAAGTCGAGGAAAAGGCTCGACTGATTGAAACGCCACTTGGCACGCCGTTGGCGGCCGAGCGCAAACGTCTTCCGGAACAACATCTTGCTCTGGGCGCGACGCAGGAACACGTCCTGGCGCGGGGCGCGCTCATAGCTGTAGCCGGGCGATACCGTGACACCTTCCACGCCCAGGCCCGCCACAAAATCAAAGAAGTCGGCGACCTCGGTCGGGTCCTCGTCCTGGAACAAGGTGCAGTTGACCGTCACGCGGAAACCGCGGTCGCGGGCGAGTTTGATGGCCTCCACGGCCTTGTCGAAGACCCCCTCGCGACATACCGACCGGTCATGCCGTTCGCGCAGCCCGTCCAGATGGATGGAGAACGTGAGATACGGCGACGGCGTGTAGTCGTCGATCTTCCGCGCCAACAGCAGGGCGTTCGTGCATAAATAGACAAACTTCTTGCGCGCCACGATGCCCGCGACGATCGCCGGCATATCCTTATGAATGAGTGGCTCGCCGCCGGGAATGGATACCACCGGCGCACCGCACTCATCGACCGCCTGCAGACACTCATCGACGCTCAGGCGTCTGTCCAGTATCTCGTCTGGGTACTCGATCTTGCCGCAACCGGCACACTCCAGGTTGCAGCGGAACAAGGGCTCAAGCATCAGGACCAGCGGATAGTGCTTGTTGCCCCGCAATTTCTGCCCCAGGATATAACGTCCGATGCTCCACTGTTGTCTTATGGGCACTTGCATAACACTTCTCCTACTCCGTGGACCCGTTCCTAAAGGGGGCTGCGGGCCTTCTTCAGTAAAGCGACTGGCAGGCGAAACGTCGTCGTCTCAGGCTCGGCCGGCATCTCCGTGACCTGCACCACGCCAAAATCCCCGAGCCTCTCCAATACACCCCGCACCAGGATCTCGGGGGTCGAGGCACCGGCTGTGATCCCGACCCGCAACGGCCCCTGAAACCAAGTCCGATCGAGCTCGCTCGCGTCCTGCACGAGATAGGCGCGCGTCCCCGGCTGCTCGCCCACTTCACGCAGGCGATTCGAGTTCGAGCTGTTGCGCGCGCCGACCACGAGCAACACATCAACCTTGCCGGCCAGTTTGCGTACCGCGTTCTGGCGGTTCTGCGTCGCGTAACAGATCCCGCTCAGATCCGGCCCCTGGATATACGTAAAGCGCGCGCGCAATGCCGCGATCACATCCTTGGTGTCGTCCACACTCAAGGTGGTCTGGGTCACATAGGCAAGCCGGGTCTCGTCTGCGACCGCCAGACGCGCGACATCGTCGACATCCGAGACGACATACACAGGTCCCGGGATACGGCCTCGGGTCCCCTCCACCTCGGGATGCCCGGGGTGACCGATGATGATCACCGCATAACCCTGAACACTGTAACGCTGGGCTTGATAATGAACCTTGGTCACCAACGGACAGGTCGCGTCGAGTACATCGAGGCGCCGGTCGGCGGCCTCGTCAACCAGGGCGGTGGCGACGCCATGGGCACTGAAAATGGTCGGCGCACCCTCGGGGACCTCGTCCAAGCGCTCCACGAATACCGCCCCGCGGGCCTTCAGGTCCTCGACTACGTGCTGATTGTGAACGATCTCATGAAGCACGTACACGGGCGGACCGTATACCTCCAGGGCCCGCTCCACGATCTCTATGGCCCGCACGACACCGGCACAGAATCCACGCGGCTGGGCCAGCACCACATCCATTTCGGATCTCGATTCCATTTCTGGTGGTCTTCTCTTTAAGTTGCGTCCAGGCCTAGGCGACCCAAGCCGCCCTGATCCTGATACCTTAGCATGCTACTGAACGGCGAACCAGGGTAGCAGTGCGGCGATGCCAGACACTATAGGTTGGGCCTCAAGTAATCCAGCTATCCACCAGTACGAGCGCGGCGGCGGCCATGACTAGCGTGGCCGCCCATCCGACTATGAGCGAGCCGGTGGTGATGACGAAACGGCCCATCACGCTGCGTCGTCGGGCGAGGATCATCATGCAGGCGAGAAGCGGGACGGCCACCAGTCCGTTCAGCGCGGCGCTCAAATAGAGCGCGCGCATGGAGTTGAACGGCAACAGCACGATACCAAGACCGGCCGTGCACACCAACACGAGCACCAGATAGAAGCGCGGGGCGGCGTGGATCGGCGCCCCCAGGCCTTGCGGCCAGCGCAATATGCCGGCCAGCGCATAGGCGCACGCGGCGGCCATGGCCGGGATCGCCAAGAGCCCCGTGGCCACGAGCCCTGCCGCAAATACTGCCGAGGTCCACGGCCCAGCCAGGGGCGCCAGCGCCGAGGCCGCGGCGCTGGCGGTGTCGACGCGCACGATACCGTGGGCGCCCAGGGTCGCGGCGGCGGTGACGATGATGAAAAACGCCACGATCTGCGAGAGCGCCATGCCGATATAGGTGTCGAAGCGGATGCGGCGCAACTCGCACGGCGCCTGGGCGGGCCGCGCGATCAGTGCGGCCTTGGTAGAATCTCGTTGCGTGATCTCAGCCTCCTGGCCGGCCTGCCAAAACAGCAGATAGGGACTAATGGTGGTCCCGGCGATCGCCACCAGGGCGGTTGCGTAGTGATGACCCGGCATGAGCGTCGGCACAAAACCCGCAAGCGCCTGGCGCCAATCGACATGCACCGAGAACGCCGTCGCGACATAGGCGAGTAAGGCCAAGGACAAGACCTCCAGTACCCGCGCATAGCGTTCGTAACGCACCAAGACCTCGAGGGTCACGATGATGACCAGAAAACCGGCGGCATAGGAAAGACGCAGGCCACCGAACAATAAACGCGCCGCACCCCCCATCGCCATGAGATCCGCCCCGATATTGATGACGT is a genomic window containing:
- the hpnH gene encoding adenosyl-hopene transferase HpnH — its product is MQVPIRQQWSIGRYILGQKLRGNKHYPLVLMLEPLFRCNLECAGCGKIEYPDEILDRRLSVDECLQAVDECGAPVVSIPGGEPLIHKDMPAIVAGIVARKKFVYLCTNALLLARKIDDYTPSPYLTFSIHLDGLRERHDRSVCREGVFDKAVEAIKLARDRGFRVTVNCTLFQDEDPTEVADFFDFVAGLGVEGVTVSPGYSYERAPRQDVFLRRAQSKMLFRKTFALGRQRRAKWRFNQSSLFLDFLAGNQTYQCTPWSNPTRNVFGWQKPCYLLSDEGYAASFAELIETTPWERYGVGRHPKCDNCMVHCGYEGTAVNDTFAHPLKALKVYLAGPRVDGPMAPDPEPSYQDPGVVVTVQRASPKSAG
- a CDS encoding ABC transporter substrate-binding protein, producing MTRQEIGWRMAGVWVAVAWLTTVSAPAYAAQTGPAVAVVRHFQNTLIAVMKVGKSLGFKGRYGQLMPAVHKSHDVAYIAQLTLGPYWGRLTPAEQQAFVRAFTKLTVATYAAQFRRYSGQAFRRVTSQEVAQGDVLVETELTTHGRKDATIDYLVAPTGGHWEIVNIVANGVSDLALKRAQYTAIIRKKGFPALLATLRDKVAQLSHGAVKG
- the ispH gene encoding 4-hydroxy-3-methylbut-2-enyl diphosphate reductase is translated as MDVVLAQPRGFCAGVVRAIEIVERALEVYGPPVYVLHEIVHNQHVVEDLKARGAVFVERLDEVPEGAPTIFSAHGVATALVDEAADRRLDVLDATCPLVTKVHYQAQRYSVQGYAVIIIGHPGHPEVEGTRGRIPGPVYVVSDVDDVARLAVADETRLAYVTQTTLSVDDTKDVIAALRARFTYIQGPDLSGICYATQNRQNAVRKLAGKVDVLLVVGARNSSNSNRLREVGEQPGTRAYLVQDASELDRTWFQGPLRVGITAGASTPEILVRGVLERLGDFGVVQVTEMPAEPETTTFRLPVALLKKARSPL
- a CDS encoding glycosyltransferase is translated as MVWTDLAAVAAGAWCALLLVPWQPWRTSERLEADPTSPARVALGDVTVLMPARNEAPVIARSLAGLASQGAALKTILIDDGSTDGTADIARHAGLADLTVIQAPPLTPGWTGKLWALEHGRQMVTTPYALLLDADIALSPGLVATLLEKARGERLALVSLMAAPAMSGFWDRWWMPVFIYFFKLLYPFRLANRPTAGTAAAAGGCLLVTREALEGIGGFGALQGAVIDDCTLAALVKRQRGGATWIGLTHSAVMLRATDLRGFWRMVARTAFTQLRYSYTLLVACAVIMAIVFVAPLAAIVAGDTTACALGLAAWGLMGVSYVPTARFYRQSPWTVAALPAAGVAFLLMTFTSALWYARGLRSRWKGRDYRRGSA
- a CDS encoding NRAMP family divalent metal transporter, which translates into the protein MGLRDLGPGLLTGVADDDPSNIATYSQVGARFGYQLIWTLWVFYPLVAVIQQVSAEMARATGKGLAANLRDHYPPWVGYSLVAILLVANVINIGADLMAMGGAARLLFGGLRLSYAAGFLVIIVTLEVLVRYERYARVLEVLSLALLAYVATAFSVHVDWRQALAGFVPTLMPGHHYATALVAIAGTTISPYLLFWQAGQEAEITQRDSTKAALIARPAQAPCELRRIRFDTYIGMALSQIVAFFIIVTAAATLGAHGIVRVDTASAAASALAPLAGPWTSAVFAAGLVATGLLAIPAMAAACAYALAGILRWPQGLGAPIHAAPRFYLVLVLVCTAGLGIVLLPFNSMRALYLSAALNGLVAVPLLACMMILARRRSVMGRFVITTGSLIVGWAATLVMAAAALVLVDSWIT